One part of the Populus alba chromosome 18, ASM523922v2, whole genome shotgun sequence genome encodes these proteins:
- the LOC118052099 gene encoding probable clathrin assembly protein At4g32285: MALRKAIGAVKDQTSISIAKVAANTSAELEVLVVKATSHDEDPAGEKYYREIISRISSSRGYVNACVASISRRISKTRDWIVALKALMLVHRILIDGNPLFEEALLFATRNGMRVLNMSDFRDEAHSNSWDHTGFVRFYAMFLDEKVEFSVFERKVREDERKFDEGGDGFGRGENRDEFEYGMPKRSSSYGDLVRREKKMEVAAIREMKPERLLGILDQQLRILDRVLACRPTGIAKNDRLVVVALYQVVKESFGLYTEVCEALGVLLDRFTEMEYAYCLKGFDIYAGAAKIIDELVVFYDWCKDIGIGRSSEYPEVQKITENILGALGESLREMTNRRTKSSERSIEEKVPAKQDQEPDMNEVKSLPPPESYTPPPPPPSQKPKPQPQPQQMTEDLVNLKDDGISADEQGNELALALFSGPPTTNANGAWVAFPSPREPEVTSAWQTPAAQSSQADWELALVESASNLSKQRATLGGGFDSLLLNGMYDQGAARQHVSTTQLTGGSASSVGKSATPVLALPAPDGTVQPVQNRDPFAASLTVPPPSYVQIAEMERKQHFLVNEQQLWQHYGRDGMHGQVGLDRINGASGYYGPSPHPMVMPSGMPQVSGMRQLGGHYYPSY, encoded by the coding sequence ATGGCACTACGTAAAGCAATCGGGGCTGTGAAAGATCAGACAAGTATAAGTATAGCGAAAGTGGCAGCGAACACATCAGCAGAACTTGAGGTTTTGGTTGTTAAAGCTACCAGTCATGATGAGGATCCTGCTGGTGAGAAGTATTATAGGGAGATTATAAGCCGTATTTCGAGTTCAAGGGGTTATGTGAATGCTTGTGTGGCTTCTATATCGAGAAGGATAAGTAAAACCCGTGATTGGATTGTGGCTTTGAAGGCTTTGATGCTTGTCCATAGGATTTTGATTGATGGGAACCCTTTGTTTGAGGAGGCGTTATTGTTTGCGACGAGGAATGGGATGCGTGTCTTGAATATGTCGGATTTTAGAGATGAGGCGCATTCTAATTCGTGGGATCATACAGGGTTTGTGAGGTTTTACGCGATGTTTCTCGATGAGAAGGTTGAGTTTTCTGTTTTTGAGAGGAAAGTGAGGGAGGATGAGAGGAAATTTGATGAGGGCGGTGATGGGTTTGGACGTGGAGAGAATAGGGATGAATTTGAGTATGGGATGCCCAAGAGATCAAGCTCCTATGGTGATTTGGTTAGGCGTGAAAAGAAGATGGAAGTGGCAGCAATTAGGGAAATGAAGCCCGAGAGACTCTTAGGCATATTGGACCAGCAGTTGAGGATCCTTGATAGAGTTTTGGCTTGCAGACCAACAGGAATAGCCAAGAATGATAGATTGGTGGTTGTAGCCCTTTACCAGGTGGTGAAGGAGAGTTTTGGACTATACACTGAGGTTTGTGAGGCATTGGGGgtattgttggatagatttacTGAGATGGAGTATGCATATTGTCTTAAAGGTTTTGATATTTATGCTGGTGCAGCCAAGATAATTGATGAGCTGGTGGTGTTTTATGATTGGTGCAAGGATATAGGAATTGGAAGATCATCTGAGTATCCTGAAGTGCAGAAGATTACTGAAAATATTTTGGGGGCCCTCGGGGAGAGCTTGAGAGAAATGACTAATAGACGAACTAAGAGTTCCGAGAGAAGTATAGAGGAGAAGGTTCCTGCTAAGCAAGACCAAGAACCTGATATGAATGAGGTCAAGTCTCTTCCTCCTCCAGAGAGTTACACCCCTCCTCCACCCCCTCCTTCGCAGAAGCCTAAGCCTCAGCCTCAGCCTCAACAGATGACAGAAGATTTGGTAAATCTCAAGGACGATGGCATTTCAGCAGATGAGCAGGGCAACGAATTGGCTTTGGCTTTGTTCTCTGGACCCCCAACTACAAATGCAAATGGTGCGTGGGTAGCATTCCCATCACCAAGAGAACCTGAAGTGACTTCAGCATGGCAAACCCCAGCTGCTCAGAGTAGTCAAGCAGATTGGGAGTTGGCATTGGTGGAGTCAGCTAGCAATCTATCAAAACAGAGAGCTACTTTAGGGGGTGGATTTGATTCATTGCTCTTGAATGGAATGTATGATCAGGGGGCAGCAAGGCAACATGTGAGCACAACACAACTGACTGGCGGGAGTGCTAGTAGTGTGGGCAAGAGTGCAACACCAGTGTTGGCATTGCCTGCTCCTGACGGGACAGTACAGCCGGTTCAGAATCGGGACCCGTTCGCTGCCTCCCTTACAGTTCCGCCTCCTTCCTATGTGCAGATAGCAGAAATGGAGAGGAAACAGCATTTTCTAGTAAATGAACAGCAGCTCTGGCAACATTACGGAAGGGATGGGATGCACGGTCAAGTGGGTTTGGACAGGATTAATGGTGCCTCTGGTTACTATGGCCCTAGTCCTCATCCAATGGTGATGCCTTCCGGGATGCCACAGGTCAGTGGCATGCGGCAGCTGGGAGGGCATTACTATCCCTCCTATTAA